The DNA segment CTCCGGGCCGATGGCAACCAACGCAACCCAGGAACCACAGCAGACCTCTTAGCCGCCGCACTATGGGTACTGCTGTAAAAACCTAGCCTCGTCTCTCGGAACGAAGAAATCACAAATGACGATTTCCGAGCGGAGAAAGATTGTAGCCTTTCGCTCCGCGAAAGTTGCTTTAAGAGAGCGTTCTTTCGCCGAGCAAAAGGCGACACTTAGCGCCCCACCTGAAAACAACCAAAATGATTTACGGCCATCGACGTTATCATTTCATCGGCCTGCGACGCTAATGCCGGGTCCTGCTGTTTCGCAGCCTTTGCATGTTCGGCTGCCAGACCACTTTTCTGATGGTCCTGCAAACATTTCGCCAACATCAAATGGTTGGTTCCACTCGGGTACCGTTCAACCAATTCCGTGTAGGCTTGCTCCTCGGCCAGCTTCATCCCCAAATGACGGTACGCATACGCGATTCCTTTAAGAGCACTGCTTAACCCCGCAACCTGTTGCGGTTGTTCAGGCTGTTCTTTCCAGTAATCAGCGGACGCTTGGTAGGCTTTCAAACTTTCTTCATAACGTTCCATTCGCTGGTAACACAATCCTTGATAATCGAGTGCAATGGGATGGAAGCGATCGCCTGAAAGCAACGGCTGCAATTTCCGTAGTGCCTGCTGCGGTTGCTCTAACTGCAGCAACACTCCGACGCGTCCGCCCAATGCAGCCGTCGGCGCCGACGGACTTAAAGGACGCTCCGATTCAAGCATGAGTTGCCGGTTCGCTTCTTGCAAATCCTTTACCAGGCTTCCCAGCGGAATTTCCTGCACCTTCCACTGCGGCTGTAACTGCCACAAGCGTTCGGCTTGGCCTAGACCTCGCAAGATTCTCTGATCTTGTAGCGAACGATTCAGTTCCGTCCGCAGGCCATTCGAAGCGCTGTCCACGTAAAGCGCTGGCAGGCAAACCGCCATCACCAAAAAGGCTAAATCCCAGCCCCAGCGACGATCGGAATTCCCCGTCAAAATCAGCTTTGACCAAGCGACCGCCAGCCCCACGGCCGCCATTGAAAACCAAGCCACCACCACCATCCACGGCCATGTCCCCCGAGAAGCGATTCCCGATTGGATCTGAAACGAGGCCGCCTGATAGACGACAAAAACGATTACCACACACACTAGAAACAACAGTGCACGTATCCCGATCGAAACGGCTG comes from the Roseimaritima multifibrata genome and includes:
- a CDS encoding tetratricopeptide repeat protein gives rise to the protein MNAKRNRLPEMSAAVSAVNTGDAKQQHWLSGLGLTLGIALVFAAFSQLRAGSGEAILVFGRMDVLLCALLVVLPSSLRFAARASAVSIGIRALLFLVCVVIVFVVYQAASFQIQSGIASRGTWPWMVVVAWFSMAAVGLAVAWSKLILTGNSDRRWGWDLAFLVMAVCLPALYVDSASNGLRTELNRSLQDQRILRGLGQAERLWQLQPQWKVQEIPLGSLVKDLQEANRQLMLESERPLSPSAPTAALGGRVGVLLQLEQPQQALRKLQPLLSGDRFHPIALDYQGLCYQRMERYEESLKAYQASADYWKEQPEQPQQVAGLSSALKGIAYAYRHLGMKLAEEQAYTELVERYPSGTNHLMLAKCLQDHQKSGLAAEHAKAAKQQDPALASQADEMITSMAVNHFGCFQVGR